The Micropterus dolomieu isolate WLL.071019.BEF.003 ecotype Adirondacks linkage group LG23, ASM2129224v1, whole genome shotgun sequence DNA window aatttTTGTAGTGGTGTATGGTAAGATgcggaacaatgatgttgtgtggttatggaccatctgctaggttacggtcgcagtctgaagcgtccttgatttggatcacactaccttgttccTTACGACCcgtccttctctgcttctgattggctagtagtccttacctgggaactgcgcatgtgcaactcccaacaaagattttgtacaagtaagatgcatcactctgtagctcaagagcggagcgtacaacacagggtgaaaggaggagctgcagcaatgtgcagtatgagaaaaatatggtgttaatatggtgaaaattaaaccatataaacccctaaataagattttgaacctgaaaatgagcatgataccacctctttaaaagaaaTGAGAGTCAGTTTACTAGCTCCACCAGCAGGTGGTGGGAGCAACATTCCCTCACATTAGTTGACAGGATTACAACTACCTAGGGTCGTGCTTTAGGATGCGGTTCGTCCTGGTCATCTCCGTTTAAATGTGCTGTGCTGTGCCTGGTTCCCCACAGTTTTCTAAGTTTGTGTTAGCTTTGGTAGTTAGATTAGCCCACGTTACGTTACAAGCTCACGTGAAATCATTTCGTTCAAGTCGAGAGATTTTATGGATTTCACAAAAATTGGTAATTCGTACTACAACTGGAACTAGCCTACCTATCAATTATATACCTTTATACATTTACCAAAGTCAGGTgaacagtaaacatgtttagctacATGATTATGTGTGTGATACATTATGAGGGGGGaaagtaataaatattaattgataaaaaaggaggtgatgaaaatggatgtgaaatgaaaaatagtGTGATAAATATTCAagtgatttgattaattttaagTCGATTGAATTAAAACAGTAGTGATAGCATTAAAACATAACCATTTTTATTCATCAATCAACATTTACAACCCAAAATTGGCATTCATCATTTAAAGCAGGTAGCCTCAAGGGCTAAATTAACAAAAAGTTGATAATAAAAAGGAGGTGATGAAAATGCGTGTGAATTGAAATGCAGAGTGGTTAAATTTAAGGTGAATtgaaatataaagtaataaattgTCAACTGATGGGATAAACTTTATTTACCATTCATCGTTCACAACACCCCACTCTTGTTCATAGTACAAcgccaagcgggaagcttccggtctacaatatgaagccgatgcggaagtccctgaaacctgcattctattgaaaatccagcagggggcgactcttctggttgcaaaaagaagtctggctccattagaaataatgggaaaatgaggCTTGTTTCCTGCAACTTACTGCTTTGCTTTAACTTTTATTCCAGGACTCCAGGACCTTGTTTTAGAAAGCAGGCTCAACAAGCTCTAAGATTATCGCTGAGCTTATCCTtatcaatacattttattcagtccagctcatccatcatttaccagactggaatttcccaaatgaatgataaagtgcagGAATTCTCTTATAGCCCATTGCATTTTAAATATGAAGGCTATATTTACTCAGCTGTAATCTGACGGGACAAAGTgcaggtggcaataactgaagatgaaaatatggaTCAAACAGACCAGACAcaattttgtaatttgtaaatgtCAGACCCAGTAAGCTATTAATGTGtctataataattaataataattgtctATAGGTACAGACTGAAATTCAGAATTCTATTTTACATAAAgaaaaatcttgctcattttgtagtcaaaatactttcaaaatctcaTTTTTGTTTCTCATATTTGTTTTAGCTCAGTGCGACTTATCACAATTTGACAGTTGattgttcattgatcagttacaGCTTCATGGACCTACAGATAAGTTTGATTTAAACAGTGACTACTGCAGTTGTAGCCCACAGTAAGTGGTAAGTAACGGTTAATAACCTGACAGCGTCAAAAGGACAGTGCAGCCTATAGCTTTTAATCTGAGGATGAATCCCAATGACCAGAGATTGCTGTCTGTCCATTTCAATGACAAGTTGATCATAAAGGCGGGGAGGGTTAGCTTCACAGCATCATCCAGAGTTACTGATTTAGGGTTTGTCTGATTTCGGTCTCTggaacagaaaacccagagtttccctcatctctgGCTCGACATACTCAGAATTTTTACGAACTCTGCTTTCCGAAACAGGGCcctgaacactactgatttAGGACTCTGGGTTCCTATCCACAAGTTCTATCATTGTAATTACCTAATAACACATAATTTCAAGTCAATAATGGAAATAAAGTGGTGATCTAAACTTAAAAAATATGTCAGTTAAcaactgtaaattaaaacattaacatattttGCATGTATGTTAgtggaaagtaaaaaatgaaaagctgaTGTCATTTACTGGTTTTTATTTGGAAATTTCTTTGAGACATCACTTCCACTGTATTTTCTCAAAACCTGGACGAACCACCACCAGAGGTACAGTAAATGAGAAACGTGTGTTGTTGTGATTAGGGTGAAGAACCCTTTAAACATTCTGTATTTGTTGTGGTTACAGATGGCACCACAGTGGTTTTTGTCTGTACATGACTTTACAGAACAACGTGAGAAAGATGAAGGATTTTCTGTGTGGGAGTGAATGGATTGTTCAAGTGCCATTCAAGTGGGATTTTAATACTCACAAATGTGACAATTCTCAGTTGCTGCTTTTCATGAATACTGCCTTTTTGCATTGCTACTCAATAGAAAAGCTTTCAGAGAGCAAATGTACTTTATGTTACCATGTGATAAAATCTGTAATACTCAAGAGTGCAGTCTTCACTGTAAATATGACAACTTACCTCCTTCATGATGTACTCACAGTCTCATCACAGAATGCCCTCTGGTCTACTGTTACTTAACATCAACAGCAGGACTTTATGCAGCAGTAACTGCAGCATCTTTCAGCAGAGCAATAAAGCACTCAACTCATTATCTCTTTATGGATTGGATTGTATTACCTTTGCTTTGCCACTGTACATCTGTGGCGTGGCCTAAATGTCCGGCACACTTGCGGTTGAATTCAGCCATGAGGGAGCGGTAAGGGTTTCGAATCAGCAGGATGGCAGAATCGAACATCTCAATTTCTTTCTGACCGCTCTCGTGGGTCTTTACGCAGATGCTGCGGCCACTCTTCCAGTAGTCCTTCTCTCCTTTGAAACCTGGTGccaatgaataaatgaatgaataatggtcAGCTGCAAGGCAATCTTTCACCAAGCACTCACTCTAACACCCATCTGAACGTTTGTGTGGCGCCCTCCCCCACCTCTGTTGTACAGCGTGCCGTCGAAATAGAAGCTGCCAGTGTAGTAGCCGGTCACGAGCTCAATCAGGTGCCGTACCCAGGTGTTGCCTGCGCCGGGAAAACTAGAAAGTGCCACCAGGGAGCTGGACCTCTGAGGCAGAAACATCCTCTCTTTGCACCTGGAGTCTAGAAGGACAGAGTTTTTGTCATCAGTcttagtttttaaatgaagcagAAATGCAGCACATCAGAATATATCAGAAGGGGAAAATGCAGAGAGaacaaaagtaacacagaacAAGTCATATGTGACAAATCGGGATGAGTGAAAATATATGATTTTGGGTCTGATCTAAGTTTGGAATGAACACTGCTTTCAAGAGCAATTCCTTCCTCAATCAAGTGTTCTTTCCCAAGGAAACGACACAATATTCATGGGCAGTGTCAGGGAGTAGGCTAGTTTTATCAGAGGTTATTTTTACAGGCCATTTtacaggaggacagacaggctGGAACTCTAACTGCTGTGTGTGATCCGTAAAAATTACTGACATGGCAGAATAGGATGGGATTAAAATACAGACACGGTCTGGTGATTATTGCAATGTCCCATCTCCCTCAGTAGAACCAATCAGAATGAGGCTTTACATGATTGGAGTTTTAAACAAGACCCTGTCACATGCATATATGATTGACACAGGGTTGTATCTGTCTAACAAATATCTCACCAAGCACAGGTGTGTGATACACCTGGTAGTGGTCATGCTCAGTGGGTGATGTGGAGGTGTTGGTGTGGTTCAGACCAGCGTTCCCCACACACTGCTGGTTGTCAGTCTGCTGGCTGAGACTGAAAAGAGAGGATGTCCACGTACAGAAACAGTGGGCCTTCTTGATCACGGCCAACGGGAGCTCCTACAAACCAAAAGCACAAATGTTCCACGTGTTTTTCTATGACTCATCTTACTTCTTTTCTTTACGAAAGACTTACGTTCTACCCAAGGGTGATGTGTTAGCTCATTTCAGTAGGAAAGTGTGTATCACATCTACACTCCACGCTTCACTTTTGGTCATTATCTTTTCTCACTTTTCCAGTAGCAGGAGGTCAAAATGCTCAATGTCAAAGCATGAGTACAGACACCGCAGTGAAACTTTTTAGTTAAGTTATGCATAaccacacatacatgcacacagaccGCATTGTCTGAATAAATTACAATGTAGTCACCGCCAAATGATGTGCAATATTTCTACCAGGCATTTCTGTTTTCAGACGAGACACAGCTGCACCCAGTAAGATCTTGGTGCAGGATCCAGACTATCTACTCCTCATTAGATGCACATTAAACCTTAAATATTCAGCAAAATCCAGGGAGCTCTGTGCTCCCACATGTGAACTCATGGGAGTGGAGACATCTCTCTGAGCTATGGATTTTCCTCTCCTGGAAGTGGAGAGCCGCTGGTAGCATACAGAGAGCTATGTGCAATAAATTGATAATCAGGTCTGTAATTTCAGAGAAATAATACAAACCTTATCTGTGCAGGTCTCGATGCAGGACTGTGTGGTTAGGTTGGGCTGAAAGGAGTTGATGGGGAAGGTGCTGATAGTGCTCTTCTGCAGCTTGAAGCAACCTCGGTAGTGAATGTTTCTGACtggaaaaggaaaaatacaCATGCAAAAATAGTTGCTCGCTAGTGGCTGGATAACAAAAATGGATTTGGTAGGATTGGGATTGCTAACTGCATTAACCAGCATTACAtagtattttcatttattcactGAAAAGGGCAAATAAAGGGTTTATTCTGAAATAAACTATcggatttaaaataaaaaagttattcGACATCAGGCTGAATTTAAATTACCAATAAATCCAAATTATTTCTGCCCTAATTACATTCCTATACTTAACTGAATTCTGGTGTGTAATATATTCACAATTCAGCTGCAAATCTCCGGAGACACCGAACCTTCCAATCATGAATATTAATACTGTATATGATATAACTTCTTACATAATATATTTGACCTTGCCAGAAACAGTAATGTGGTGCATATCCTCAAAGAACAGACAACAGTTTTTGTAAGAGAAATGTTCATGTATAATCAGTCTGTTGGATTTTTATGAAGTGGTTTGGATTATAAATACACAACAATACACAATTCTGTGACAACTGTGAAGTCACAAGGGTTATACTGACATGTTCCTTATATATCTTGttcttttaaatgaaatgtacaGCTCAAATCATCATGGTGCCTCACAAACTATCTGTGACATGGCCTGTGCAAGCAGACAATGTGTATACACTCTCTATAAACTCCACAGTTGCCGCCTCAGAGAATATTCTTTAACAAATGGCATCAATCAAGCGTGATTTTATGCAAAAATGCACCTGTTTAATCAGCCTAAATCATGATATTTTCAGCCACAGATAAATTTAATGCCCTAGTGCAGTGGGCGCTGCAGCACTCTGGGGTGTTTTGACAGACCAAGGGTatcaaaatgtacagtaaagaaatgggaacatatttatattatgtatattCCATTTCCCTGTATCTAAACAGAAGAATAAACTTTCAAGTCACCATGTTATATTATGCAGTAATAGCACAGTCTGGACTTGTGATCGCAGGTTACGGTTGGTGGTTGTCGTAGCAATGCAAGACGCTTTCCGACACTAGTTTTTCACGTCCACATCAGACAGATATAACAACTATTAAAGCAGTGATAGAAAGATTTATTTCTTTAACTCAGTCGTCATGACAGTCTGAGACAAAAACTAAACCGTACAGTGATGACCACTTTGCTTACAGTTTTTATGTGGAGAGGAGAAGTTAGCTGTCCCACAACAGAACATAGAAATTTACTCAACAAACTAGCATACTTGTTCAGTGTGTTCTGTTTGctaatattatttcattttcttccggtcatatatttagcattttacatcaaactgaaaacattgtctgtatgtgttgtttcttttaaaaaatgtctatAGAATGTgttatcacaggaaaaaaaatcttaactAATCATAACTAAATAGGCTATAACAAGGAGAAAAACAATCAGTATAAAGGGATGTCGTGGTTTAAAAACGTTTGGTAACCCCTGCTCTAGTGAGTTATTctggcagcaggatggtgtatgtgggataAACTAGAATGCTcatgttcatggtaatgaaggacAATGTCAGTCattgcaacagtgtggctcatagATATGTGTTTAAtggtttttggacaacaatagAGCTCAGAGGGACACAATATATGAGGGTTTACAAGGAGGATTAGAGATTAATTCAACATTGGTTTTAGCCAGACTCATCATCGTGTGAGGACTGCACAGTTTTTTTCTGACATCGCATTCTGTAGACTGATTTTATCTATTTAAGTTTTGAAGTTATTTCTTCACTCGTCTGTGAAGTCACCCACAGAGCAACTCATGCAGAGAAGAAATAGCAAACAGTCCTATGTCCTCCCTGAGGGAAGTTGACTCACATTTTCTGTGACCTGGcagctgctcctccaccttGTAAATGGAGAGTCGGCCCACACCGCCACAGGGAGCCCCCCTCTCACCCCGACACACCAGACTACAATCCTCCTCAGGAGCCCGTGGGCTACTGATTCGGTTCCCACAGTGGCATTCAGCACCATACTCCAGACCTGCAAACTGGTACCCActagccacacacacacacacacacacacacacacacacacacacacacacacacacacagagccatgTGTCACAATCTTCAAATACATTCCCCAGACCCTTAAACACCACAACTACATGCATAACCCTTACCCTAACATTAATCTGATTCTAACATGAAACCTAAAACCAAGTCAAGTATAGTGGAATCCGGGTTTTTGGACTATAGTacaaatatagtaaaacaagcccatacacacacacagacagacacagacagacagaaacataagCCATAACCCCCAGCTATTGCCCTCAGGCTAAGCCACCCCACAGGACATTCATTAACATTTCAAACTTATCATTGAACTCAGACTTCTTAGCAGTAAAGCTACAGTATAGTCTCTCCCCTGTGATATTTATCAGCACTTCTCCTTCCGCACTCACCTGACTGTGTAATGCCTTTTTCTAGCTGATCTGTCGTCATCTCTGATCTGTTCTTTACATATCAAGGCTGTTGTGACTCATCCTCGCTCTTTATCCTCTCTCTTTGGGACAGACAGAGACCTCATCAAAAGTGACCTTTTCATATATGTCCTTTGAAGCTTCCTCATAAATTGCCttgactttttacttttttactcaTCGCGGTAATTGGCTCTCTCAGGTAACGAGCACGAGTGCTTTCCATGTGGATGGGGTGGTGGAAGGGCTCAGTGGGCTTTAGATGTGAGCAGCAACTCTCAGTCTGACTGAATCCATCTGTCCTCGGCTGTTCTGTTTCAGCAGGGCTACGCTGCTTCTTTGCTGGTAAGATATTAAAAGGAATTATTCAAGATGGTCATTCCTTGAGTTTGCTTTGAAAAATCCACCTGTCTctgcacatttttttttctctctcagcttTGGACAGCCATTTGAATGCTGCAACTTCAGCTTGCACTGACCCAATCAGAGATTTTCACCCCCAGGAAATATCTCACCTCTGGCTTATTTACCAACTGCTGTAGTCAGCTCATTAAgctttctaacacacacacacctccctccttccttctgcAACAGATCAAGCCTTCTGTCCTGCTCTTCACTCTCCCCTCTCTCACCCCCCTCATCTTTTACTGTCACCCAGCCACCTGGCTTTCCGCTGGCTGCAAACACAGGAGGCATTCATGGAGGAGACTGAGATCCAAAGCATTTACTCAAACAGCAGGCCTTCTGTGGTCCCCTCACAGGAGCCCGTCGCAAACGCATTACCTTTCTGAGCAGGTGTCTTGACACAGAGAACTGGTCATTTTGCGCAGGTCATAAAGCATGGTCCCTCCCAGTGCCCGATCACTGGCATTGTGCAGAAAGCAACCGATGTAGGTTCCTGCGTGTGTAAAAAAACCCAGAGAGAAACAATTCAGATTGATAAAAAATCCCTGTAAAGGGCACTCAGCAAGTGGACACAATTTGGAATGTGTGTTACAATAACATTTTGTGCTCAAATCATTTGTGAATTAATAGTTTTGTTGTCACGAAAAAACAGATTTAGATAATAAGTTAATCTTCAGTTTGTCACATGTGAGGAACTGcctctttccctttctttgATATGATGGTACATTAAATTTGGGCGTTTGGGATGGTGTGTTGGACAAAGTAAAGCAATTTGAATTTGTCCCCTAGGGAAACAGTAATGGGACTTTATTGATTACATGATTCGTCAAGCAAACTAATTGAcagtttaatgaaaataatcatcgGTTGTAGCCCAATAACATGAATTACCTCAATTTGAAGTCGATTTTCATGTTTAGTCTTTAAGCTAGATTCTGAGCATATTTACACACAAAGGAAAGAAATTTTGAATAAACTACTATAATAATTAGAGTTATTCTGATGcattttgtgtttgcaaaaaTTGGATGCATGTGCGTGAGcataatacacacactgacaatgGATACTGACACTGTCCTCTTTAAGTTGATTTGGACATAAACCAGACCTACTTTGTCTTTAGTCTGGCACAGGCAAAATCTTTTGGCAGTGCCAAAGAAGCCTTTGCATCATCACTTACTCACAGTAATTATACACACCAGCGTGTATTGTGAGCCATAATATCCAACTAATTTATATTATGGTGAGGCCTAATTTGTCATCCAATAGAGATGATTCCCATTTCTACATTACTGTGAACCTGTTTACTTACACTGAAATCACCCCTGGAGAAAGAAGTATGTTACACATAACAGGCTACGACAGACTATTATGATGGGCTGATAAGATTAAGGCTTCATATAAAATATCACCTAAATTCAGTCTTTGATGTTATCCTAGTCTTTGCCACACAGCTACATCAAACTCTACTCAGCTGAcacataaatgttttctttataaaTACCAGTCTGTGTGGGGAGGGTAGCATATGCATTTCTTTTGTGTGCAGACTTAATTTACATCTTGCCTCCATGGGTCTGAGACTGTATTTTTAGATTATATGCTAGATGTTTCTACAGGTTTATGCTAGAGGTTTCTTCAAGAACTGTATGTTGTGAACGGGAAGATCAAGTCTATCTTGAGGTGCATGTAGTGCATACATATAAATCCGCAATGTTGGCTTAGATTTATTTCACAAACCCTAGTATGAATTTGTATTCATAGATGTTTTAAAGGTTTCAAGGACACTGGATTCAGCTTGCGTTATGTTTACTACCAACATAAAAAAGACGGAATGCCAACTACTCAAAAAGAGGATTTAAAGAGTGTTGGAGGAGATACAAGCTACCAGGATTGAAGAGATGTGGCAGCAAGGTGCACAGACAAGATGGAGGCAAGCAATGGACCATGAAATCTCTGGCAGGCCAAGCATCACCATATCGAATTTGTGATTCAATCAGTCTGTGATGTCCTCTGAAGCCCGTCCAGCCTGTTGTGCTGGGGCGAGGCTGAGTCACCAGCTGCCTGTGCCTCAGGAGACAAACACTGGAGaacaccagcagctgctgccTGAAAGCACTAAGAGACTCGGGCTGCCAAAGTCTGTGGCAGGAAGCATCTCAAGAGGCATCACCCAAGGTGGGTTCCCCCCTACCCTACTATCCCACTCACCTACCCAGCAGGGCAGGTCATTCTATAATCAAAGTGAAGGAGATGCCCCAGGCAGCTGCAGCTGAGGGTTAATGGAAGGAAGCAGCCCAAATTCCCAGACATGATAGAAATGACTGCACTTAGGCCTGACACCGTGTCGCTTTCTtaaacactaagacagatgGCTGTGCTGGAGCTGATTCTTCCCCACAGGATTGGATGGACAAGGCTAATGACAGGGTGGCCAAGTTTTAGTGCATGTGCCACTGCTATGGGTAGcatgtgcactgtgtgtgtCCGTTAAAGTGGGCTAAAGAGGGTTCACAGTCCTGCTGCTGCGTCTATGATATCTGCAGCAAAGGGTCTCAGGACATGGTAGACTGACCTAATAAGTTGTGGTCAGTGGGGATCGTCTCAGCACATTAGCAGATAGACATTTAACCAAGTTTGGTATCAGATGTTggggatatatatatacagtgggtacggaaagtattcagacccctttaaatttttcactctttgtttcattgcagccattttccaaaaatcaaaaaagttcattttatttctcagtaatgtacactcagcaccccatcttgacagaaaaaaacagaaatgtagaaatttttgcaaatttattaaaaaagaaaaactgaaatatcacatggtcataagtattcagacccttttccgtgacactcatatttaactcaggtgctgtctatttcttctgatcatccttgagatggttctacaccttcatttgagtccagctgtgtttgattatactgattggacttgattaggaaagccacacacctgtctatataagaccNNNNNNNNNNNNNNNNNNNNNNNNNNNNNNNNNNNNNNNNNNNNNNNNNNNNNNNNNNNNNNNNNNNNNNNNNNNNNNNNNNNNNNNNNNNNNNNNNNNNagtgctctggacctcagactgggccgaaggtttaccttccaacaagacaatgaccctaagcacaccgctaaaataacgaaggagtggcttcacaacaactctgtggctgttcttgaatggcccagccagagccctgactttaacccaattgagcatctctggagagacctgaaaatggctgtccaccaacgtttaccatccaacctgacagaactggagaggatctgcaaggaggaatggcagaggatacccaaatccagatgtgaaaaacttgttgcatctttcccaaaacgactcatggctgtattagatcaaaagggtgcttctactaaatactgagcaaagggtctgaatacttacgaccatgtgatatttcagtttttcttttttaataaatttgctaaaatttctacatttctgtttttttctgtcaagatggggtgctgagtgtacattactgagaaataaaatgaacttttttgatttttggaaaatggctgcaatgaaacaaagagtgaaaaatttaaaggggtctgaatactttccgtacccactgtatatacatatttaattgtctttatatgtataaacacacacacgaaaaaCTCACCCTAACACTAAAAGGCTGATGTGCCATAATGATCATTAGAATAAGAGCAAAACATAAGgattagaaaaaataaatccagtGGATACAATTCCAAAGACAAATAATTGCTAAACCTTTTGAAATATAAATCTATTTAACACAATATGATAAAATTGTTTATTGTGTTTCCCATTATAATGGtattacaataaaaaagaagaaacgcTATGTAAACCTGAACCTCTGTGTTATTAATGCACTAACCCCACTTAAAATCCTTTTGGTTTATGATATTTCTGATAATGCTGTAACTGCATCCTGACTACAAAGAGTTCTGTGATTTACTTTATTGTCTTTGACATTCAAAGAATATTAACTGCATAGAACAAtatagataaaatattttttaacactaattattattaactaacaaacaaacaattaataATTAACTAACAAACAGTGACAGGACCCCTGAGCCCTGAGCAACAGTGTCTGTAGATATTTTTTCAGGCAGCATCCAGCCCCAACAACCTTCGCCAGTAAGGTAGGGCAACATTTATGTAGCCTCAGAGGCAACAACCAGGGGCAAAAAAGTCTGCAAAGCACTTGCCACAACACTGTCGGCTGCTTGTTAAGCTCATTGCTG harbors:
- the wscd1b gene encoding WSC domain-containing protein 1; translated protein: MKWPSTEVRDSMVAPFYRLHCLLKRAQMLLLCLGIAYLMAGSILLLQRSSVRVAQSNLVSLPPLLSLAAPPTILRSAGLGVRARSRWAAVQSVSGGGVKAGRRWPASQSLGVQHLHRRWFHSLLPESPEQKVSLHRSSRHKGTYIGCFLHNASDRALGGTMLYDLRKMTSSLCQDTCSESGYQFAGLEYGAECHCGNRISSPRAPEEDCSLVCRGERGAPCGGVGRLSIYKVEEQLPGHRKFRNIHYRGCFKLQKSTISTFPINSFQPNLTTQSCIETCTDKELPLAVIKKAHCFCTWTSSLFSLSQQTDNQQCVGNAGLNHTNTSTSPTEHDHYQVYHTPVLDSRCKERMFLPQRSSSLVALSSFPGAGNTWVRHLIELVTGYYTGSFYFDGTLYNRGFKGEKDYWKSGRSICVKTHESGQKEIEMFDSAILLIRNPYRSLMAEFNRKCAGHLGHATDVQWQSKDWPEFVSSYAPWWASHALGWLKFGRRLLVVHYEELQRALLPQLRLITAFLNVTMTEERLLCAQSNQDGHFKRSGAQQPSFDPFTPDMRQMIDPFIQTVDQALQSRNFSRLPKEYLPR